Proteins co-encoded in one Halorussus lipolyticus genomic window:
- a CDS encoding polymer-forming cytoskeletal protein, with protein sequence MADPAEVLPLLVVVVLLMTASGQHPDRMTVHFDGDRQVTQVEEVLVVGGGRATIPAEASSNGTVYVVGGEFRVRGEFDGDVTQLAGNVSVADGGGIAGEFQTVAGNASIAPGAAIGSRSRVQFVQREASPVADWGFLAVQALGLAIVGALLTRRRPELLRNVGDSIVHHSVVSTVVGAFTGATALALFVFMAFTLILIPVSLFGMAVGLLSVGYSSLAYGYLVGQRLPIDQQDLSAGVGTAAFVVGLDLLGRVPLLGAVAQFLLVVTGLGAVLITYYGFREFEPALSRGAD encoded by the coding sequence ATGGCCGACCCCGCCGAGGTCCTGCCCCTGCTGGTGGTCGTGGTCCTGCTGATGACTGCCAGCGGACAGCATCCCGACCGGATGACGGTCCACTTCGACGGCGACCGGCAGGTCACGCAGGTCGAGGAGGTACTGGTCGTGGGCGGCGGACGCGCGACGATTCCGGCGGAAGCGTCCTCCAACGGGACCGTCTACGTCGTCGGCGGCGAGTTCCGCGTCCGGGGCGAGTTCGACGGCGACGTGACCCAACTCGCGGGCAACGTCTCGGTCGCAGACGGCGGCGGGATTGCCGGCGAGTTCCAGACCGTCGCCGGCAACGCCTCGATTGCGCCGGGCGCGGCGATTGGGTCGCGCTCGCGGGTCCAGTTCGTCCAGCGCGAGGCGTCGCCGGTCGCCGATTGGGGCTTTCTGGCCGTGCAGGCGCTGGGCCTCGCCATCGTCGGGGCGCTCCTCACCCGGCGTCGGCCCGAACTCCTGCGCAACGTCGGGGACTCCATCGTCCACCACTCGGTCGTTAGCACCGTCGTCGGCGCGTTCACCGGCGCGACGGCCCTCGCGCTGTTCGTCTTCATGGCGTTCACCCTGATTCTGATTCCGGTCAGCCTGTTCGGGATGGCCGTGGGCCTGCTGTCGGTCGGATACTCGTCGCTCGCCTACGGCTATCTGGTCGGCCAGAGACTCCCCATCGACCAGCAGGATTTGTCCGCCGGGGTCGGCACCGCGGCCTTCGTCGTGGGCTTGGATTTGCTCGGTCGGGTGCCCCTCCTCGGCGCTGTCGCTCAGTTCTTGCTCGTCGTGACCGGCCTCGGCGCGGTGCTAATCACCTACTACGGTTTTCGGGAGTTCGAACCGGCACTATCGAGAGGAGCGGACTAA
- a CDS encoding YqjF family protein, whose product MGWRHLLFANWPVPAEIVAPRIPDALDVDTYDGDAWLSVVPYVNVDVRPKQLPAGTGVRLPELNLRTYVRPDEDRFGDEDPGVYFFSLDADGLPGVGLASVLGARLLHALPYYYADIDCVARDGSISFESRRRHPGARPVRFRATYGPTGDRFRPNPGSLAEFLTERYRFYTEDPRGGLRYADIRHERWPLSDATAEIEENTLFRADGFAHPDSEPVCYYSPGVDVLASPNRRLGK is encoded by the coding sequence ATGGGCTGGCGACACCTGCTGTTCGCCAACTGGCCCGTTCCCGCGGAAATCGTGGCCCCCCGAATCCCCGACGCGCTCGACGTGGACACCTACGACGGCGATGCGTGGCTTTCGGTCGTGCCCTACGTCAACGTGGACGTGCGACCGAAACAGCTACCCGCCGGCACCGGCGTCCGCCTGCCGGAACTCAACCTGCGGACCTACGTCCGCCCCGACGAGGACCGATTCGGCGACGAGGACCCCGGCGTCTACTTCTTCAGCCTCGACGCCGACGGCCTGCCGGGGGTCGGACTGGCGAGCGTCCTCGGCGCGCGCCTCCTCCACGCCCTGCCGTACTACTACGCCGACATCGACTGCGTGGCGAGGGATGGCTCCATCAGTTTCGAGAGCAGACGCCGCCACCCCGGCGCGCGCCCGGTCCGGTTCCGTGCGACCTACGGGCCGACCGGCGACCGGTTCCGCCCCAATCCCGGTTCGCTCGCAGAGTTCCTGACCGAACGCTATCGGTTCTACACCGAGGACCCGCGCGGTGGGCTTCGCTACGCCGACATCCGCCACGAGCGGTGGCCACTCTCAGACGCGACCGCCGAAATCGAGGAGAACACCCTCTTTCGGGCCGACGGGTTCGCCCATCCCGACAGCGAACCCGTCTGCTACTACAGTCCGGGCGTGGACGTTCTGGCGTCGCCGAACCGGCGACTCGGAAAATGA
- a CDS encoding peroxidase family protein yields the protein MTTPEIRGAVRDRSGNPIPNAEVHLRPPADDSTEARAERIERTETTADGRFSLGLPGEAASPETRATVEVVLAGEVVSEETARVGDDVTLEIEAPRSAANRPTPTAIPDGGMPSFSMETMMKPMSRTMPHHGMAAERGMLNVPRTPSHPGHGRFGRLFPYLSPADHPPEFLAHVGRDGGPMEESDDPDEQSDDISVSSGIVFLGQFIDHDITLDPLSSLSRQNDPDALRNFRTPRLDLDSVYGSGPEGSPFLYQRAPMPGTPSSEMDDPEKFLLGENDAGDFEDLPRNSQGVALIGDPRNDENLVISQLQHAFHRFHNAVVDEIRDAPDEEVFEEAQQLVRWHYHWIVLNEFLPAVCDTDVLSDVLAERRYFLTERDDEPYIPVEFAGAVYRFGHGMIRREYDVNDSSGSLPLFGQDMANSLGAGFQPVSSDNVVDWRYFFDINSSGKVEQSRPIEPKLMAELLNLPFFQMAEGPDFAASLASRNLVRGRRLDLPSGQAVARALGEDPLSNQQIGFDKLIHDYNGQAGSGQQVSEETEAPLWYYTLGEADELADGEHLGPVGSRIVAEVLVGLVETDPSSYHVVQPEWDPTLPTSDAGSGVYTMADMLDFTFDYTGTV from the coding sequence ATGACTACTCCCGAGATACGTGGAGCGGTCCGAGACCGCTCCGGAAACCCGATACCGAACGCCGAAGTTCATCTGCGGCCCCCTGCAGACGACTCCACCGAAGCACGCGCCGAACGAATCGAACGAACCGAAACGACCGCCGACGGCCGATTCTCGCTCGGACTTCCGGGCGAGGCGGCCTCGCCGGAGACTCGCGCGACGGTCGAAGTGGTCCTCGCAGGTGAGGTCGTCTCCGAGGAGACCGCCCGCGTCGGCGACGACGTGACGCTCGAAATCGAGGCTCCTCGGAGCGCGGCGAACCGACCGACGCCTACCGCGATTCCCGACGGCGGGATGCCCTCGTTCAGCATGGAGACGATGATGAAACCGATGTCGAGGACGATGCCCCATCACGGGATGGCGGCCGAGCGCGGGATGCTCAACGTTCCCCGTACGCCGAGTCATCCGGGCCACGGCCGGTTCGGTCGGCTATTTCCGTACCTGAGTCCCGCCGACCACCCGCCGGAGTTTCTGGCCCACGTCGGACGCGACGGCGGACCGATGGAGGAGTCCGACGACCCGGACGAGCAGTCCGACGACATCTCGGTGTCCTCGGGCATCGTCTTCCTCGGGCAGTTCATCGACCACGACATCACGCTGGACCCGCTTTCGAGCCTCTCGCGCCAGAACGACCCCGACGCGCTCCGGAACTTCCGGACGCCCAGACTCGACCTCGACTCGGTGTACGGGTCGGGTCCCGAGGGGAGTCCCTTCCTCTACCAGCGCGCGCCGATGCCGGGGACCCCGAGTTCGGAGATGGACGACCCCGAGAAGTTCCTCCTCGGCGAGAACGACGCCGGGGACTTCGAGGACCTCCCGCGGAACTCCCAAGGCGTGGCGCTCATCGGCGACCCGCGAAACGACGAGAACCTCGTCATCTCGCAGTTACAGCACGCCTTCCACCGGTTTCACAACGCGGTCGTGGACGAAATTCGGGACGCCCCCGACGAGGAGGTCTTCGAGGAGGCCCAGCAGTTGGTTCGCTGGCACTACCACTGGATAGTGCTGAACGAGTTCCTGCCCGCGGTCTGCGACACGGACGTTCTCAGCGACGTGCTGGCCGAGCGCCGATACTTCCTCACCGAGCGCGACGACGAACCCTACATCCCGGTGGAGTTCGCCGGGGCGGTCTATCGATTCGGCCACGGGATGATTCGCCGCGAGTACGACGTGAACGACAGTTCCGGCAGTCTCCCGCTATTCGGGCAGGATATGGCTAACAGTCTGGGCGCGGGGTTCCAGCCGGTTTCGTCGGATAACGTCGTGGACTGGCGGTACTTCTTCGACATCAATAGCTCGGGGAAAGTCGAGCAGAGCCGACCCATCGAGCCGAAACTGATGGCCGAACTGCTGAACCTGCCGTTCTTCCAGATGGCCGAGGGTCCGGACTTCGCGGCGTCGCTGGCATCCCGGAACCTCGTCCGAGGACGCCGACTCGACCTGCCCTCGGGGCAAGCCGTCGCCCGTGCGCTCGGCGAGGACCCCCTGTCGAACCAGCAAATCGGGTTCGACAAACTCATCCACGATTACAACGGCCAAGCCGGGTCGGGCCAGCAAGTGTCCGAGGAGACCGAGGCCCCGCTGTGGTACTACACGCTCGGAGAGGCCGACGAACTGGCCGACGGCGAACACCTCGGCCCGGTCGGCAGTCGCATCGTCGCCGAGGTGCTGGTCGGCCTCGTCGAGACCGACCCGAGTTCCTATCACGTCGTCCAACCGGAGTGGGACCCGACGCTTCCGACCTCCGACGCGGGGTCTGGCGTCTACACGATGGCCGACATGCTGGACTTCACGTTCGACTACACCGGCACGGTCTGA
- a CDS encoding DNA topoisomerase IV subunit A, translating to MSADNEAKAQEKLIDLAAEFYDQFDRGEIPEMSVPTRTKSNIVFDEDEEVWVYGDRESTRSANSVRGARKLLKAIYTIDFLSEQLQEDRSSTLRELYYLSESWDVDEAQFSSQDESNQLVEDLEIVSEVTREDFHMRPEESGATIMGPLHIREQTRRGEREIHCQEDVGEGGYQIPNNPDTIEFLDNDADFVLCVETGGMRDRLVENGFDEEYNTIIVHLKGQPARATRRITKRLHDELDLPVTVFADGDPWSYRIFSSVAYGSIKSAHLSEYLATPQAQFIGIQPEDIVEYDLPTDPLSDSDINALESELEDPRFQTDYWEEQIEIQLDIGKKSEQQSLASHGLDFVTETYLPERLTEMGVL from the coding sequence ATGAGCGCAGACAACGAAGCCAAAGCCCAAGAGAAACTCATCGACCTCGCCGCGGAGTTCTACGACCAGTTCGACCGGGGCGAAATCCCCGAGATGTCGGTCCCGACCCGGACCAAGAGCAACATCGTCTTCGACGAGGACGAGGAGGTCTGGGTCTACGGCGACCGGGAAAGCACCCGGAGCGCCAACAGCGTCCGGGGCGCTCGGAAACTCCTGAAGGCAATCTACACCATCGACTTCCTCTCCGAGCAGTTGCAGGAGGACCGGTCGTCCACCCTGCGTGAACTCTACTACCTCAGCGAGAGTTGGGACGTGGACGAAGCCCAGTTCTCGTCGCAGGACGAGTCGAATCAGTTGGTCGAGGACTTGGAAATCGTCTCGGAGGTTACCCGCGAGGACTTCCACATGCGCCCCGAGGAGTCGGGCGCGACCATCATGGGACCGCTCCACATCCGCGAGCAGACCCGGCGAGGCGAACGCGAGATTCACTGTCAGGAGGACGTGGGCGAAGGGGGCTACCAGATTCCGAACAACCCCGACACCATCGAGTTCCTCGACAACGACGCCGATTTCGTCCTCTGCGTGGAGACCGGTGGCATGCGCGACCGGTTGGTCGAAAACGGCTTCGACGAGGAGTACAACACCATCATCGTCCACCTCAAGGGCCAACCCGCCAGAGCGACACGGCGCATCACCAAGCGCCTCCACGACGAACTCGACCTGCCGGTGACGGTGTTCGCCGACGGTGACCCGTGGTCGTACCGCATCTTCAGTTCGGTGGCCTACGGGTCCATCAAGTCGGCCCACCTCAGCGAGTATCTGGCCACGCCGCAGGCCCAGTTCATCGGCATCCAACCCGAAGACATCGTGGAGTACGACCTGCCGACCGACCCCCTGTCGGACTCCGACATCAACGCGCTCGAATCGGAACTGGAGGACCCGCGCTTCCAGACCGACTACTGGGAGGAGCAAATTGAGATTCAGTTGGACATCGGCAAGAAGTCCGAACAGCAGTCGCTGGCGTCTCACGGACTGGACTTCGTGACCGAAACCTATCTGCCCGAGCGTCTGACCGAGATGGGCGTGCTGTAA
- a CDS encoding DNA topoisomerase VI subunit B, with the protein MPSIQSTLGDDEGIAEELAESQRQISIAEFFEKNKHMLGFDSGARGLVTAVKEAVDNALDATEEAGILPDIYVEIDDEGDYYTLIVEDNGPGITKEQVPKVFGKLLYGSRFHAREQSRGQQGIGISAAVLHSQLTSGKPARITSRTKGSAEAEYFELIIDTDENEPEIKNSGTTSWDRTHGTRIELEMEANMRARSQLVKYIQHTAVVNPHARLTFKEPSMDEPRQYERATDELPAETEEIRPHPHGVELGTVLKMLVATDSHSVSGFVQEEFTRVGRKTADSILDNFRDRHFGREAAWQPPQKHEKSDLARTVANAVSNKTADATKAFGDEVADAIVARNRLAHHELVEIVAETAEEVGDGETFNVTFGDTVQENVVEAAWEQLTDDRAGDLYQLVDKATSTRKDDETVRGLAERLEKRFEKGNDRDRATHDELREYVDRSADQTEEYDDATIGDTARENIVMEVWNTMMTVPDAVPKVREFVDNRDMASDLLEAMKETDIISPPTNCLSPITDSLVEAGLKKEFDADFYAASTRDADVHGGDPFIVEAGIAYGGELDEDGQADVLRFANRVPLVYQRGACATTDVVKSIGWRNYNLSQPGGSGIPTGPAVIMVHVASTNVPFTSESKDAVANVPEIEDEIELAIREAARELKSYLNKRKSLQKRKKKQNVIASILPEMAEKLADVTDQSEPQYEDALARIMNNVLVEREVEDGKVRLAVENNSSTNEEPEITEIVSAEPRNLSNGATAVDMDGEWFVKWSPTVGSGDEAVLEYEIEGEAEFDVSVEGIEDPKLTVNQ; encoded by the coding sequence ATGCCATCTATCCAGTCGACCCTCGGCGACGATGAGGGGATTGCCGAAGAACTGGCCGAGAGCCAGCGGCAAATCTCCATCGCCGAGTTCTTCGAGAAGAACAAGCACATGCTCGGGTTCGACAGCGGTGCCCGAGGATTGGTGACGGCTGTGAAGGAGGCGGTGGACAACGCGCTCGACGCGACCGAGGAGGCTGGCATCCTCCCCGACATCTACGTGGAAATCGACGACGAGGGCGACTACTACACCCTCATCGTCGAGGACAACGGCCCCGGCATCACGAAAGAGCAGGTCCCCAAAGTGTTCGGGAAGCTCCTCTACGGGTCCCGTTTTCACGCCCGAGAACAGTCCCGCGGCCAGCAGGGGATTGGGATTTCGGCCGCGGTCCTCCACTCTCAGCTCACCTCCGGCAAGCCCGCCAGAATCACCAGTCGGACGAAAGGGAGCGCCGAAGCCGAGTACTTCGAGCTAATCATCGACACCGACGAGAACGAACCCGAAATCAAGAACTCGGGGACGACCTCTTGGGACCGGACCCACGGCACCCGCATCGAGTTGGAGATGGAGGCCAACATGCGGGCCCGGTCTCAGTTGGTCAAGTACATCCAACACACCGCGGTCGTCAACCCCCACGCTCGCCTGACGTTCAAGGAACCGAGCATGGACGAACCTCGCCAGTACGAGCGAGCGACCGACGAACTCCCCGCCGAGACCGAGGAGATACGCCCCCATCCCCACGGCGTCGAACTCGGCACGGTCCTGAAGATGCTCGTGGCGACCGACTCCCACAGCGTCTCGGGGTTCGTCCAAGAGGAGTTCACCCGCGTCGGCCGCAAGACTGCCGACTCCATCCTCGACAACTTCCGGGACCGCCACTTCGGTCGGGAGGCCGCGTGGCAACCGCCCCAGAAACACGAGAAATCCGACCTCGCCCGTACAGTCGCCAACGCAGTTTCGAACAAAACTGCTGACGCGACCAAGGCGTTCGGTGACGAAGTAGCCGATGCAATCGTCGCCCGGAATCGACTCGCTCACCACGAACTGGTCGAAATCGTGGCCGAGACCGCCGAGGAGGTCGGCGACGGCGAGACGTTCAACGTGACGTTCGGCGACACGGTACAGGAGAACGTGGTCGAAGCCGCGTGGGAGCAACTCACCGACGACAGGGCGGGCGACCTCTACCAACTCGTGGACAAGGCGACCAGCACTCGGAAGGACGACGAGACGGTCCGCGGACTGGCCGAGCGCCTCGAAAAGCGATTCGAGAAGGGCAACGACCGCGACAGAGCCACTCACGACGAACTTCGGGAGTACGTGGACCGGTCAGCCGACCAGACCGAGGAGTACGACGACGCCACCATCGGCGACACGGCCCGCGAGAACATCGTCATGGAGGTCTGGAACACGATGATGACGGTCCCCGACGCGGTACCCAAAGTTCGGGAGTTCGTGGACAACCGCGACATGGCCAGCGACCTGCTGGAGGCCATGAAGGAGACCGACATCATCTCCCCGCCGACCAATTGCCTGTCGCCCATCACCGACAGTCTCGTCGAGGCCGGACTCAAGAAGGAGTTCGACGCCGACTTCTACGCGGCCTCGACCCGTGACGCCGACGTTCACGGCGGCGACCCCTTCATCGTGGAGGCCGGCATCGCCTACGGCGGCGAGTTGGACGAGGACGGACAGGCCGACGTGCTCCGGTTCGCCAACCGGGTCCCGCTGGTCTACCAGCGCGGGGCCTGTGCCACGACCGACGTGGTGAAATCCATCGGGTGGCGCAACTACAACCTGAGCCAACCCGGCGGGTCGGGCATCCCGACAGGCCCGGCCGTCATCATGGTTCATGTCGCCTCGACCAACGTCCCGTTCACCAGCGAATCGAAGGACGCGGTGGCCAACGTCCCCGAAATCGAGGACGAAATCGAGTTGGCGATTCGGGAGGCCGCGAGGGAACTCAAATCCTACCTCAACAAGCGCAAGTCCCTCCAGAAGCGCAAGAAGAAGCAGAACGTCATCGCCTCCATCCTGCCCGAGATGGCCGAGAAGTTGGCGGACGTGACCGACCAGAGCGAACCCCAGTACGAGGACGCGCTGGCCCGAATCATGAACAACGTGCTGGTCGAGCGCGAAGTTGAGGACGGGAAGGTCCGCCTCGCGGTCGAGAACAACTCCAGCACGAACGAAGAACCCGAAATCACCGAAATCGTGAGCGCAGAGCCACGGAACCTCTCGAACGGTGCGACCGCTGTGGACATGGACGGCGAGTGGTTCGTCAAGTGGTCGCCGACTGTCGGGAGCGGCGACGAAGCAGTGCTGGAGTACGAAATCGAAGGCGAAGCAGAGTTCGACGTTAGCGTCGAAGGAATCGAGGACCCCAAACTCACCGTCAACCAATGA
- a CDS encoding type 1 glutamine amidotransferase domain-containing protein gives MPSALFVVSEEGYWGEECVEPLQTLDGEGFDITVATPSGSPPVLDPTSTDTDQQFVDEETAERVKDAHENDERLNNPEPVASVSADDYDAVVFPGGHGTEWDVNQDKHARQLLSEAVSGEDGKAMVVCHAVALLAFADDEDGEPIASGRDVTGFPNEWDEAIVDDNDVLPDGRKMPYWVEDEVKAAGGNWDAEVDSDVSVKVDGDLVTARGPESSHEGATTLLDELGVESSA, from the coding sequence ATGCCTTCTGCACTATTCGTCGTCAGCGAGGAGGGGTACTGGGGAGAAGAATGCGTCGAGCCACTACAGACGCTCGACGGGGAGGGATTCGACATCACGGTCGCTACGCCGAGCGGGTCGCCGCCGGTCCTCGACCCGACCTCGACCGACACGGACCAGCAGTTCGTAGACGAGGAGACCGCCGAGCGCGTGAAAGACGCTCACGAGAACGACGAGCGTCTCAACAACCCGGAACCGGTCGCCAGCGTCTCGGCCGACGACTACGACGCCGTGGTGTTCCCCGGCGGCCACGGCACCGAGTGGGACGTGAATCAGGACAAACACGCCCGCCAGTTGCTCAGCGAGGCCGTCTCGGGCGAGGATGGTAAGGCGATGGTCGTCTGCCACGCCGTCGCCCTACTGGCGTTCGCCGACGACGAGGACGGCGAGCCAATCGCCTCGGGCCGGGACGTGACCGGGTTCCCGAACGAGTGGGACGAGGCCATCGTGGACGACAACGACGTGCTTCCCGACGGCCGGAAGATGCCCTACTGGGTCGAGGACGAAGTGAAAGCCGCGGGCGGCAACTGGGACGCCGAGGTCGATTCCGACGTGAGCGTGAAAGTGGACGGCGACCTCGTGACCGCGCGAGGCCCCGAATCGTCTCACGAGGGCGCGACGACTCTACTGGACGAACTCGGCGTCGAGTCGTCGGCGTAA
- a CDS encoding zinc ribbon domain-containing protein has translation MSSRTTPNFCSQCGASLSPSDAFCSSCGTAVGDGATSGETTADTTASGPSSKTARGRRDFRRRVEDLAVDGWDVKHDYGDRVVMVNRGIGSVPMHALLFVTTSGVGNLLYAWYSYSLGAERVELRADGTERYSSDDYDTPTEWDLKSAIGVAGGLTLAATFALAGLLLLWVTSSLVMTGLSLAFLLAGLVSVPFGTQFAPGFESPTTFGRRRTTDSTVANAPNRPCSACSRPVGTGVRRTYAECRYVAGIPVETLNEGENCYCRTCANGDPFERNAGNREEREKSAEFA, from the coding sequence GTGAGTTCTCGCACCACTCCGAACTTCTGTTCGCAGTGCGGGGCGTCGCTGTCGCCTAGCGACGCGTTCTGCTCGTCGTGCGGAACCGCCGTCGGCGACGGCGCGACGAGTGGGGAAACGACCGCCGACACAACCGCCAGCGGTCCCAGTTCGAAGACCGCCCGCGGTCGGCGCGACTTCCGCCGCCGCGTCGAGGACCTCGCGGTCGATGGGTGGGACGTGAAACACGACTACGGCGACCGGGTGGTGATGGTGAACCGGGGCATCGGGTCGGTCCCGATGCACGCCCTGCTGTTCGTGACCACCAGCGGGGTCGGCAACCTGCTGTACGCGTGGTACAGCTATTCGCTCGGTGCCGAGCGCGTCGAACTCCGGGCCGACGGCACCGAACGCTACTCGTCGGACGACTACGACACCCCGACCGAGTGGGACCTCAAGTCCGCCATCGGCGTCGCTGGCGGCCTGACGCTCGCGGCCACCTTCGCGCTCGCTGGCCTCCTGTTGCTCTGGGTCACCTCCTCGCTCGTCATGACCGGTCTCTCCCTCGCCTTCCTGCTGGCGGGCCTCGTCTCGGTCCCCTTCGGAACCCAGTTCGCGCCGGGGTTCGAGTCGCCGACCACGTTCGGCCGGCGTCGCACGACGGACTCGACGGTCGCCAACGCACCGAACCGACCCTGCTCGGCCTGCTCGCGGCCGGTCGGAACCGGCGTCCGGCGGACCTACGCCGAGTGCAGATACGTCGCCGGAATCCCGGTCGAGACGCTCAACGAGGGCGAGAACTGCTACTGTCGGACCTGCGCGAACGGCGACCCGTTCGAGCGAAACGCCGGAAACCGAGAGGAACGGGAAAAGAGCGCCGAGTTCGCCTGA
- a CDS encoding MFS transporter, with protein sequence MRFVTYARRREWTPMLGYGLFVGFMAVGYYYNVTFVQLGLLDLGTRLVGMTEEQVSLWMAALALLTLFVAVVSGVTMDRKAWSSDLLVKFRLLFGVVALQLVLTLVAPWIRTVPAFGAWILAGSVALGVGIPASFGLAIDLVPVEDRGYVSAAITALAYFTANVYPLDWQIEVFSAVMVTAMVPGVAALGVLASGRVGPVNRVVARLADQHDEFGVGRFCRGESGPVRTRSVAFWGPVVLMFGVFFVDSLGFLRIIETPSFVLNAWQSPEFSDHLAIGVVHVASALVAGVLYTNFERNWLFLWVFGLFSLTHLFYTTDVRTAAWFPQLAGGPASPLNSAVYAVAVSFYTTLNFALWPDLSTPETIGTHTAVGVGLAGWLATFLSTALALYFETAEVTLLSHLNVVNALALLLFTGLVVAIYLRRLISAARSTDPSSGVRR encoded by the coding sequence ATGCGGTTCGTCACCTACGCTCGCCGACGAGAGTGGACGCCGATGCTCGGTTACGGCCTGTTCGTCGGGTTCATGGCGGTCGGGTACTACTACAACGTCACCTTCGTCCAGTTAGGTCTGCTTGACTTGGGGACGCGGTTGGTGGGCATGACCGAGGAGCAAGTCTCTCTCTGGATGGCCGCGCTCGCTCTCCTGACGCTGTTCGTCGCGGTCGTTTCCGGAGTCACGATGGACCGGAAGGCGTGGAGTTCCGACCTGCTGGTCAAGTTCCGACTGCTGTTCGGCGTGGTCGCGCTCCAGTTGGTTCTCACGCTGGTCGCGCCGTGGATTCGGACCGTCCCGGCCTTCGGCGCGTGGATTCTGGCGGGGTCGGTCGCGCTCGGGGTGGGGATTCCGGCGTCGTTCGGCCTCGCAATCGACCTCGTACCGGTCGAGGACCGAGGGTACGTTTCAGCCGCGATTACGGCGCTGGCGTACTTCACGGCGAACGTCTACCCCCTCGACTGGCAAATCGAGGTCTTCAGCGCGGTGATGGTGACCGCGATGGTTCCGGGAGTGGCGGCGCTCGGCGTGCTGGCGTCGGGGCGAGTCGGGCCGGTGAATCGCGTCGTAGCACGACTCGCGGACCAGCACGACGAGTTCGGCGTCGGGCGGTTCTGTCGGGGCGAGTCGGGACCGGTCCGGACCCGGAGTGTCGCGTTCTGGGGGCCCGTGGTGTTGATGTTCGGGGTGTTTTTCGTGGACAGTCTGGGCTTCCTGCGAATCATCGAGACGCCCTCGTTCGTGCTGAACGCGTGGCAGTCCCCGGAGTTTTCCGACCACCTCGCCATCGGCGTGGTCCACGTCGCGTCTGCGCTGGTCGCGGGGGTCCTCTACACCAACTTCGAGCGAAACTGGCTGTTCCTGTGGGTGTTCGGCCTGTTCTCGCTGACCCACCTGTTCTACACGACCGACGTGCGGACCGCGGCGTGGTTCCCGCAGTTGGCGGGTGGCCCGGCATCACCGCTCAACTCGGCGGTCTACGCCGTGGCGGTCAGTTTCTACACCACGCTCAACTTCGCGCTCTGGCCCGACCTCTCGACGCCGGAGACGATTGGGACTCACACCGCGGTCGGGGTGGGTCTGGCGGGGTGGCTGGCGACCTTTCTCAGCACGGCGCTGGCGCTCTACTTCGAGACGGCCGAGGTGACGCTCCTGTCGCACCTCAACGTGGTGAACGCGCTGGCGCTGTTGCTGTTCACGGGGTTGGTGGTGGCAATCTACCTCCGGCGACTGATTTCGGCGGCACGTAGCACGGACCCGAGTTCGGGGGTGCGTCGCTGA